A stretch of the Amycolatopsis sp. BJA-103 genome encodes the following:
- a CDS encoding xanthine dehydrogenase family protein molybdopterin-binding subunit, with amino-acid sequence MTSTIEPEVGKSRRRKEDERLITGRTRWTDNLTLPGMLHLAVLRSPFAHAKIVSIDVSEAKSAPGVVAVFTGMDLDPESAIGMPCAWPITPDMKSPRRPILASDTVNFAGEGVAVVVARTSAEAHDALEAIDVDYDELPVVLGLENALAEGAPLVHEDLGTNQNAVWVFDSAAAGTGSDVEDAIAKSEVVLKRRFRQQRLVPAFMEPRACVVDPTGSQLVMWSATQVPHILKTMTAATLGLPEHKVRVIAPDVGGGFGGKIAVLPEEMMATLIARRLGKPVKWNETRSETMVAAHHGRDQIQDLTITANRDGTVTGLKVELLADMGAYLGLVGPGVPILGAFMFNAIYKFPAYHFACTNVFTNTTLTDAYRGAGRPEATFGIERIMDELAVELGMDPMELREKNWIKHEEFPFTTVAGLTYDSGNYEAATAKAKELFDYDGLRREQKERRESGDSVQLGIGISTFTEMCGLAPSRVLGSLDYAAGGWEHADIRVLPTGKIEVITGASAHGQGHETAWSQIVADKLGVPFEDIEVIHGDTQSSHKGMDTYGSRSLVVGGVAVVKAADKVLAKAKPIAAHMMECAEDDLEFEAGKFSVKGTDSSTSIQDIAWAVFSAHDLPDGVEPSLDSSDTFDPENFSFPHGTHLCAAEVDTETGRVKLRSYVCVDDVGVAVNPLIVEGQVHGGLAQGIAQALFEEAVHDEGGTLTTGTFADYLLPSAADLPNFTTDRTETPSTTNPLGAKGVGEAGTIASTPAVVNAVIDAVRHFGVNDIEMPLTPMRVWHAIQHQTTAEGGLGSEAGGGLGSIDASGGAQ; translated from the coding sequence ATGACCTCCACGATCGAACCGGAGGTCGGCAAGTCGCGCCGCCGCAAGGAGGACGAGCGCCTCATCACCGGCCGGACGCGCTGGACCGACAACCTGACCCTCCCCGGCATGCTGCACCTCGCGGTGCTCCGCAGCCCGTTCGCGCACGCCAAGATCGTCTCGATCGACGTCTCCGAGGCGAAGTCGGCGCCGGGGGTCGTCGCGGTGTTCACCGGCATGGACCTCGACCCCGAAAGCGCCATCGGCATGCCGTGCGCGTGGCCGATCACGCCGGACATGAAATCGCCGAGGCGGCCCATCCTCGCCTCGGACACGGTGAACTTCGCCGGTGAAGGTGTCGCGGTGGTCGTCGCCCGCACGTCGGCCGAAGCGCATGACGCGCTCGAAGCGATCGACGTCGACTACGACGAACTACCGGTCGTCCTCGGGCTCGAGAACGCGCTCGCCGAGGGCGCGCCGCTGGTGCACGAAGATCTCGGCACCAACCAGAACGCCGTCTGGGTCTTCGATTCCGCCGCCGCGGGAACGGGATCCGACGTCGAGGACGCGATCGCGAAGTCCGAAGTCGTCCTCAAGCGGCGGTTCCGCCAGCAGCGCCTCGTGCCGGCGTTCATGGAACCGCGGGCGTGCGTCGTCGACCCGACCGGCAGTCAGCTGGTCATGTGGTCGGCCACCCAGGTCCCGCACATCCTCAAGACGATGACCGCGGCCACGCTCGGCCTCCCCGAGCACAAGGTGCGGGTGATCGCGCCGGACGTCGGCGGCGGGTTCGGCGGCAAGATCGCCGTGCTGCCCGAAGAGATGATGGCGACGCTGATCGCGCGGCGGCTCGGAAAACCGGTCAAGTGGAACGAGACCCGTTCGGAGACGATGGTCGCCGCGCACCACGGCCGCGACCAGATCCAGGACCTCACGATCACCGCGAACCGCGACGGCACGGTGACCGGCCTCAAGGTCGAGCTGCTCGCCGACATGGGCGCGTACCTCGGGCTCGTCGGTCCCGGCGTGCCGATCCTCGGCGCGTTCATGTTCAACGCCATCTACAAGTTCCCGGCGTACCACTTCGCCTGCACCAACGTGTTCACCAACACCACGCTCACCGACGCGTACCGCGGCGCCGGGCGGCCGGAGGCCACGTTCGGGATCGAGCGGATCATGGACGAACTCGCCGTCGAACTCGGCATGGACCCGATGGAGCTGCGCGAGAAGAACTGGATCAAGCACGAGGAGTTCCCGTTCACCACGGTGGCCGGGCTGACCTACGACTCGGGCAACTACGAGGCCGCCACCGCTAAGGCCAAGGAACTCTTCGACTACGACGGTCTCCGCCGGGAGCAGAAGGAGCGGCGGGAATCGGGCGACTCGGTCCAGCTCGGCATCGGCATCTCGACGTTCACCGAAATGTGCGGCCTCGCGCCGTCGCGGGTGCTCGGCTCGCTCGACTACGCGGCGGGCGGCTGGGAACACGCGGACATCCGGGTGCTGCCGACCGGCAAGATCGAGGTCATCACCGGCGCCTCCGCGCACGGCCAGGGGCACGAGACGGCCTGGAGCCAGATCGTCGCCGACAAACTCGGGGTCCCGTTCGAGGACATCGAGGTCATCCACGGCGACACCCAGTCCTCGCACAAGGGCATGGACACCTACGGGTCCCGGTCGCTGGTGGTCGGCGGGGTCGCGGTGGTCAAGGCGGCGGACAAGGTGCTCGCCAAGGCCAAGCCGATCGCGGCGCACATGATGGAGTGCGCCGAGGACGACCTCGAGTTCGAAGCGGGCAAGTTCTCCGTCAAGGGCACGGATTCCTCGACGTCCATCCAGGACATCGCGTGGGCCGTGTTCTCGGCGCACGACCTGCCGGACGGGGTCGAACCCTCGCTGGACTCGTCGGACACGTTCGATCCGGAGAACTTCTCCTTCCCGCACGGAACGCATCTGTGCGCGGCCGAGGTCGACACCGAGACAGGGCGCGTGAAGCTGCGCTCCTACGTCTGCGTCGACGACGTCGGCGTGGCGGTCAACCCGCTGATCGTGGAGGGCCAGGTGCACGGCGGACTCGCGCAGGGCATCGCGCAGGCGTTGTTCGAAGAGGCCGTCCACGACGAAGGCGGGACGCTGACGACGGGCACGTTCGCCGACTACCTCCTGCCGTCGGCCGCGGATCTGCCCAACTTCACCACCGACCGCACCGAGACGCCGTCGACGACGAACCCGTTGGGCGCCAAGGGAGTCGGCGAGGCGGGCACGATCGCCTCGACCCCGGCGGTGGTCAACGCCGTAATCGACGCCGTCCGGCACTTCGGGGTGAACGACATCGAAATGCCGTTGACCCCGATGCGGGTCTGGCACGCCATCCAGCACCAGACGACCGCCGAGGGCGGCTTGGGTTCCGAAGCCGGTGGCGGCCTCGGTTCGATCGACGCTTCCGGAGGTGCCCAGTGA
- a CDS encoding (2Fe-2S)-binding protein, with product MRITVTVDGTSYTDDVEPRTLLVHHLRERVGKVGTVVGCDTSNCGACTVHLDGHSVKSCSVLAVQADGCEITTIEGLARDGELHPVQKAFHENHALQCGFCTPGMIMQSIDLLADNPDPDEKAVREGLEGNLCRCTGYQNIVRAVRDAAHQMRPGAGPEAERLASDTASRVGAGGE from the coding sequence ATGCGCATCACCGTCACCGTCGACGGCACCAGCTACACAGACGACGTCGAGCCCCGCACCCTGCTCGTGCACCATCTGCGCGAACGGGTCGGGAAGGTAGGCACCGTGGTCGGTTGCGACACCAGCAACTGCGGCGCCTGCACCGTCCACCTCGACGGGCACAGCGTGAAATCCTGTTCGGTACTCGCGGTCCAGGCCGACGGCTGCGAGATCACCACGATCGAGGGACTGGCCCGCGACGGCGAACTGCATCCGGTGCAGAAGGCCTTCCACGAGAATCACGCGCTCCAGTGCGGTTTCTGCACTCCCGGCATGATCATGCAGTCGATCGACCTGCTCGCCGACAATCCCGATCCGGACGAAAAGGCCGTCCGAGAAGGACTCGAAGGCAACCTGTGCCGCTGCACGGGCTACCAGAACATCGTCCGCGCGGTGCGCGACGCCGCCCACCAGATGCGGCCCGGTGCGGGTCCCGAAGCCGAGCGGCTCGCCTCGGACACCGCCTCCCGCGTCGGCGCGGGTGGTGAGTGA
- a CDS encoding TNT domain-containing protein, which produces MLLRRTLTVFAAIGLLLAPVTAQAATAQAGTEQTAAQQAGRLTECSDADHRGDKRLGPEKLPVLGDVGFQLIGYRRTGTLPHKSFLDTYYDSAAASWRYPPKNGYVLRPDGTPIQYVVTLTPGKRIDRYGSEYGSFLAPKGSPYASRAIPPQSLDSTPGASCNYHAYQVKKSFAVHSGPIAAWFAQPGGGFQYQVDGALLPGAPGPVNVGWLITNGFLERLK; this is translated from the coding sequence ATGTTGCTGAGACGCACCTTGACGGTGTTCGCCGCCATCGGACTGCTCCTCGCCCCGGTCACCGCGCAGGCCGCCACCGCGCAAGCCGGTACCGAACAAACCGCCGCACAACAAGCCGGTCGGCTCACCGAATGTTCGGACGCCGATCATCGCGGGGACAAACGGCTCGGCCCGGAGAAACTGCCGGTGCTGGGCGACGTCGGGTTCCAGCTCATCGGCTATCGCCGCACCGGGACCCTGCCGCACAAGAGCTTTCTCGACACCTATTACGACTCGGCGGCCGCTTCCTGGCGCTACCCGCCCAAGAACGGTTACGTCCTGCGGCCCGACGGAACGCCCATCCAGTACGTCGTCACGCTGACGCCGGGCAAGCGGATCGACCGGTACGGCAGCGAGTACGGCAGCTTCCTCGCACCGAAGGGCTCCCCGTACGCCTCGCGGGCGATCCCGCCGCAAAGCCTCGACTCCACACCGGGCGCGAGCTGCAACTACCACGCCTATCAGGTCAAGAAGTCGTTCGCCGTGCACTCCGGTCCGATCGCGGCCTGGTTCGCTCAGCCGGGTGGGGGATTCCAGTATCAAGTGGACGGTGCGTTGCTGCCCGGCGCACCGGGTCCGGTCAACGTCGGGTGGTTGATCACCAACGGCTTTCTCGAGCGTTTGAAGTAG